From Musa acuminata AAA Group cultivar baxijiao chromosome BXJ3-8, Cavendish_Baxijiao_AAA, whole genome shotgun sequence, one genomic window encodes:
- the LOC103993509 gene encoding protein RETICULATA-RELATED 4, chloroplastic: MAAAAPGAAGPTSLRVSSSLSHRLPSQALASPLTVRFFSRSLPPRRIKISLPSSARRPVTVRSGGGGGGEGGGGGSGDGDGEDGSSGRKNRSEALLVLAEAGRTLESLPKDLAAAIEAGRIPGSIVQRFFELEKSPVFRWLLQFGGFKERLLADDLFLAKVAIECGVGIFTKTAAEWERRRENFMKELDFVFADVVMAIVADFMLVWLPAPTVSLRPPLQFNAGPIAKFFYNCPDNAFQVALAGTSYSFLQRVGAIMRNGSKLFIVGTSASLIGTGITNALINVRKAIDKDFGVEAEDVPILSTSVAYGVYMAVSSNLRYQVLAGVIEQRILEPLLHNQKLALSALCFAVRTGNTFLGSLLWVDYARWVGVQKIRE, encoded by the exons ATGGCGGCCGCTGCTCCAGGCGCAGCGGGACCCACCAGCCTGCgagtctcctcctccctctcccaccGCCTCCCTTCACAAGCCCTCGCGTCACCCCTCACCGTCCGCTTCTTCTCCCGCTCCCTCCCTCCACGCCGCATCAAGATCTCCCTCCCCTCCTCCGCCCGCCGCCCCGTGACCGTACGATCAGGCGGCGGTGGAGGCGGCGAGGGCGGAGGTggcggcagcggcgacggtgaTGGAGAGGATGGGAGCTCGGGGCGGAAGAACCGGTCGGAGGCGCTGCTCGTGCTGGCCGAGGCAGGGCGGACGCTGGAGAGCCTCCCGAAGGACTTGGCGGCCGCGATCGAGGCCGGGCGGATCCCTGGGTCAATCGTGCAGCGGTTCTTTGAGCTCGAGAAATCGCCGGTCTTCCGGTGGCTGCTCCAATTCGGGGGGTTTAAGGAACGGCTCCTGGCCGATGACCTCTTCTTGGCTAAGGTCGCCATAGAGTGTGGCGTCGGCATATTCACCAAG ACAGCTGCAGAGTGGGAACGTCGCAGAGAGAATTTTATGAAGGAATTAGATTTTGTTTTTGCAGATGTG GTAATGGCCATAGTTGCTGATTTTATGCTTGTCTGGCTTCCTGCTCCAACGGTCTCTCTACGACCACCTCTTCAATTCAATGCTGGACCTATTGCAAAGTTCTTTTATAACTGTCCTGATAATGCTTTTCAG GTTGCTTTGGCTGGAACATCATACTCATTCTTACAGAGAGTTGGTGCAATTATG AGAAATGGATCTAAGCTTTTCATCGTTGGGACAAGTGCATCTCTG ATTGGTACTGGTATAACCAATGCTTTGATCAATGTGAGGAAAGCAATTGACAAGGATTTTGGTGTTGAAGCAGAAGATGTGCCCATATTATCAACTAGTGTTGCCTATGGAGTCTACATGGCTGTTTCAAGCAACCTTAG GTATCAAGTATTGGCAGGTGTCATAGAACAACGCATTCTGGAGCCCTTACTCCACAACCAGAAGCTAGCACTGAGTGCACTATGCTTTGCAGTTCGTACCGGAAACACATTTTTGGGATCCCTGCT ATGGGTTGACTATGCTCGCTGGGTAGGGGTCCAAAAGATCCGGGAATGA